Part of the Halorhabdus utahensis DSM 12940 genome, TCGGTATTGAACTGGGGCGACCGGTGGTACCGGGAGGGGCACATCGAGAATGGCGACCAGGTGTTCGTCGCCGGGCCGGTCGAGACTGATCAGTCGGTATCTGACGAATCCGGAGCGGTCAACGCCGTCGTTCGGTCCGACGGCAGCGATGGCCCCTTTTTCGTGACGAACCGATCCCGGAACGAACACACGAACAAGCTGCTGTACGTGAGTCTGCTGATCTTCGCTGTCAGTGCCGTGTTCATCGGGCTGGTTGGGTGGGGCCTTCTTCAGGCTGTCTAGCTTTCGACGGTTGCCCGCCGACCGCGATCTTCTGTGTCTGGAGCGTCGGCATCACAAACCATCACTGCGTCACCGGGTCAGACGGTATACGAGCGCTACAAGGAGCAAGCCGAGATAGAGACCGAGCGCGTTGCGAACGGCGATCCACGCCGGCGAATGTTGTTGGATTCCCAGTCCCAGATCCCCGATTCCATAGCCGAGAAGTACCACGAATCCCATCCGCAAACTGATTGGCCGGGACTCCGGACGCCACCGTGTGAGTGCCAGCGCCGCGACGACCGAGACAGCGGTAATTCCACTGTAGGTCTCTGGTATCGACACACCAGGTGCATGAGCAAATGCAATCGCGATCGGGAACAGCACCATGTGGATTGCGACGTACGTGACGACGAGGTGTTTCCCACGTCCCCAGCTCTCTTTGAGCGATCTAATCGGCTGTGGACCCGCTTGCTCGGCTGACTGGCGAGTGGGGGACATGCGAGAGTGGTCAATCCAACGAAACAAATCAGTTACGCACTCCAGATGCACCCGGTAGGCCGGCCTTCAGCCCTCTATCTCTGCGTCCTCAACGGCGTCCGGATCCACACCGGGGGCCTCCTCGACGTCGACCTCCTCGGGTTTCTCGCCGCCGCCGATCACAATTTCGCCGTCTTCGGTCTCGACGTAGACATCATCAGCAAACCCGCCGATTGCGTGGGGATGGTCGGGATCATCGAGCTTTTCGGGCGTCGATGGAGCTTCGGGCAGGCCGCCCTCCGGCGCGAACGCACCGAGCGGGTCGTCGATCGTGATACCGTGAGACTCGAAGAAGTCGGCGTAGCGATCGTAGTGGGCCTCGACCTCCTCGACGGGGAATTCCATCATCTCCGTCCAGCCGTGGTTGTAGAAGTCGAAGTTGGCCTGGGCGTGGGTGATCTCCCGTGCTTCTGCCTCCGGGTGGCCTTCCTCGAGTGCCGCGACGTAGGTGTCCATCGTCGCGTCGAAGAACCCTTCCAGGCGTTCGCGCCGCTCTTCCTGGCGGTTCTCCTCGGCCCAGTCCAGGAAGACACCGGTGTGGAGATCGACCAGCTTGTCGGACACCATCTCGCCCACTACCGGCGCAGTCAAACTCTGTTTGGCGGCCCAGTGTTTGACGCTTTGCTTGATTTTCATCTTGTGATCCGTAGGCGCTCCGGTCACATCAATACCGGGACGACGGCAAGCACCGGCGGACCCGTTCCCAATCTGGCACGGTTTGACGACCATCGAGCCGCCGGCCGAGCGGGCTATCCCAGTCCCTAATCGGGGACTGCCAGCGGGGATTGTGCCGATAGCAATCCACATTAGGCCCCGGTCCCAACATCGGGAGCATGACCACGTCGCACGTGATCCTCGGCGACGGCATCGCCGGGAGTTCCGCCGCGGAGACGATCCGTGAAGCGGATCCCGACGCCGACGTCACGATCATCACCGACGAGGGCGAACCTCTCTACAACCGCATTCTGATCAAGGAGTTCGCCAAAGGTACCCTCCCCGAAGAACCGGTCTCGATTCACGAAGAAGAGTGGTACGAGGAGCGGGACATCGACCTCGCACTCAACACCCGCATCACGTCGGTCGACACCGACGCGAAGGTCGTCGAGGCTCACGACGGCACCACCTACGAGTACGACAAGTTGCTGGTCGCCACCGGGGGGACACCGACCAGGCTCCCGGTCGAAAACAGTGACGCCGAAGGCGTCCACTACTTCTGGACGTTCAAGGATGCCCGGGCGATCCGCGACCACGCTGCCGAAGCCGAGACGGGCGTGATCGTCGGGGCCGGACTGCTCGGCATCGACCTCGCTGCGATCTGTGGGGCACAAAACGTCGAGGCCGACTACCTCATGCGGGGCAACCGGTGGTGGCGCTACGCCTTGAGCCTCGACGGCGCGGAGATCATTCACGAGGCACTCAGGGAAAAGGGCGTCACGCCCGTCTTCGAGAGCGGCGTCGAACGCTTCGAGGTCGACGACGACGGCCACGTCACCGGGGCCGTGGACGCGAACGGCGAGTTCCACGACGGTGCGTTCGCTGCCGTCGCGATCGGGCTGGACTTCAACACCGACTTTCTCGAAGACACACCCGTCGAACTCGACGACGGCATCGTGGTCGACGAACACATGCGGACCGGCGTCGAGGACGTCTACGCGGCCGGCGACCTGACGCAGTACTTCGACGTCATTCTGGATGAACGTGCCCAGAACGGC contains:
- a CDS encoding DUF6149 family protein, which produces MKIKQSVKHWAAKQSLTAPVVGEMVSDKLVDLHTGVFLDWAEENRQEERRERLEGFFDATMDTYVAALEEGHPEAEAREITHAQANFDFYNHGWTEMMEFPVEEVEAHYDRYADFFESHGITIDDPLGAFAPEGGLPEAPSTPEKLDDPDHPHAIGGFADDVYVETEDGEIVIGGGEKPEEVDVEEAPGVDPDAVEDAEIEG
- a CDS encoding NAD(P)/FAD-dependent oxidoreductase, whose translation is MTTSHVILGDGIAGSSAAETIREADPDADVTIITDEGEPLYNRILIKEFAKGTLPEEPVSIHEEEWYEERDIDLALNTRITSVDTDAKVVEAHDGTTYEYDKLLVATGGTPTRLPVENSDAEGVHYFWTFKDARAIRDHAAEAETGVIVGAGLLGIDLAAICGAQNVEADYLMRGNRWWRYALSLDGAEIIHEALREKGVTPVFESGVERFEVDDDGHVTGAVDANGEFHDGAFAAVAIGLDFNTDFLEDTPVELDDGIVVDEHMRTGVEDVYAAGDLTQYFDVILDERAQNGSWGSAKEQGVVAAENMVADEPVETFRYVSSYSITHFDFPFLSFGHPTIGDDEAERKYSDTEWRRLTFKDGQLIGGVLIGDLSQQQAFKQIIREERPVGDQKEALLEPEVDLDALAPPAVEK